CCTTCAAAGGCTAGGCTCCCGGAGATCCTGGAAGGCACAGCTGGACCCTTTAGGGGACACTAGGAACTCGGGGGTTGAACCCCAAGTCAGAAGTCCTAAGAGCTCTGAACACAGGTTCAGGCAGCATTCACAGCTTCGTAACCTGAGCCGAGGTAGGTCTTTCTCATCCCACTTAGAGGCACACAGGTCATTGAGGGCCCTGCATGGGACTGTGTGACCGTCAAGGGTGTCTGAACACAGAGCCAGACGATGCCACGCCGGCCACAAACATGCCTCGGGGCAGGGTGGGCAGAAGGCAGCCGCTGCTGGGGGCGGTGGGTGGTGGAGGCAGGAAGAGGACCCGGATGGGGGCCTGGAGGCTGAGCCCCAGGTGAAGGACCCCCATGACCCAATGCTTGCCCACCTTGGAGTCCGCACGCACCGCACATGAAAGCCAAGACTGAACACTCCATCTCGATGTTGCGGATGCCGGCTGCATGGGCCGCCCACAGGTACTCTTGCTTGTCCTTCTCTGAGTAGGAGCAGAGAGCACCGTCCAGACGCCCTTGCCCTGCAGACACATGGAGATGTGCCAACGTTGACTTGGGCGTACTCACCACTTGCACATGAAAAGCACCTACTGCATGCCTGTGTCGTGCTACCTACCAGGACCCAGGGACGCTATGGATCCTTCCAGGCCCTGCCCACCCTCGagtccaaccccccccccccactcatcaGCAGAGCACTGTGAGTGCCAAGGAAACACTGAAGAGACAGGACCCAAGGGGTGATggagacccccccccacccctgtgcagGAGCCCCGCCCACCACCAGGAGGTGAGGCCCATCCTGTCACCTTCGTAGAAGTCCGAGGTGCACATGGTGTCCCCTAGGACTGTGGGGAACTCTCCCAGCTCTGCACCACACTGCATCAGCTCCTGTGCAAGCTGCTCGTCCAGGTGTACCCTGTGAACCACCCTCTTCCCCAGGACCATCTGCTCGAACACCGGCTTGAAGGAGGGATCCATTGCCTGGCGGGTGATGACCACAGAGCCAGGCTCCAAACCTGGAGAGGGAAGCAGGCATCGCGGCCACATGGGGCACACAGGGACGGcaccacagaaaggaaaatgacacATCTCCACATTAAATACCAGGACACCCATAATGTTCTAAAAAGGAAATCACTAAGGATCCATTTTCTgcatcaaattctttttctgatgaCAGAGGTATGGCATAAGCAAGGCAGAGAATATGGAAGAGAGAAGAGCGAAGGAAAAGAAATTGCCAGGAGCCCTGTGTCCCTCCCTAATGTGCTGCGTCTTCCAGTCACCACTCTGTAACTGGCACCCCACCACTCAGGTGACCACAATGTGCTGAATTGGTCCCTGTTCCGTGCTTTCTCGTTATTTATGATTTCAAAGAACTACAAAAGTAGACAAGAACCGTGGtgcaccccaaacccagctccGGCAACGACCGATTCCCAGTCGATCCTGTTTTCCTTTCATCAGTGTGTTACCAGGTTCCATGTCAAATGCTTCCTGGGATATTTTCCTATTTGCAGGGACATCCTTCTCTTATTCTTTCATCTTACAATAACTTTGTGTGGGATTTGACCATGAGCCTTTCCTGATACTTATGTGAATGGGAAATTAGGTTTCCTAAACACTTGGGAAGGAGGGGGGGGAAGCCATCGGAAGGTTCTAGAGACCCCAGGAGGGCTATTTTCATGAACCGTTATACAGTGTGTCCTGCACCCCTGCATGTGGCTTTGGACTTTCTTTCCTGTGCTGCTTTGGTCCCTCCTGGTCATCGAGACTCTCTTCCCTACAGCTGGTCCCACACTGGGGTTGAACCTGAAGGGTGCTCAGCCGCTCTCCTTCCTTCATTAGCCCAGGGAGTTCGTGCCCCTTCTGAGGTCTGGGTCACCCTCAAGCTGGGGTGTGTGAACCCTTCCCTTCCTCGGAGTCCCTGCTGGCTACTTCAGGGGTGGTCTGTTCTCATGCCCTGTGCTTCTTCCCAAGCAGTGCCGATGGCACCCAGCCACCACCCTTACGCTGGAATTCATGGTGATGCCACACCATGCCTTGTCACCAACAGTACCTGGGGTCTGCGGTCAGCTCTCTAGCGGCTGTCTGGCTTTATGGGGCTATTTTAGGGCACGCAAAATCAACCCCACGTGCTCCACAATGCTCTCCGAGCATCCACTGTAAAATTCCCTCCAGAGCAAGAACACAGAAACTCAGATTTTTAGGGTCTTTGGCAGACGCTGGTGCGAGGTTGCACACACTGTGGATATCCATCTGGGGGACGGCACTGAACAGTACATCCTCTGAGGGCCAACACCGCTCCGCCATCAGTACATTTCCCTGAGAACAACTTAAACATGGACTTATAATCCCGTCAGCACTGGTTTCTACACGGCAATCTGTATGCATGAGAAAACAGGATAATGCATCCAGAAGACGTGGGATCTACTGCGGCCTACCGTTAGGTCCACCCATAGTCAGAAAACCTAAATTCCAGAAGTGCCATCAATCCGGGAGAGGTCAGGTATAGGAACATGGGCAAGGCCAGTAACAGCAAGTATGGGCTCCTCTGGGCAGCTCCAAACCCAGGGCGGGTGCAAGCAGGGAGACCCCCACCGGCCACAGGGTGGAGGAAGGTCGGGGTCAGAGAGCCACCAGCTTCTGTAAAGCAAATGTGCCCCGGGGCCCTTGGCCCTGAACTCAGGCTTGGCTTTCTTATAAcatcctgttctctctctgctctctttgtGGCTTTCAGGGACAACACTGGACGCGTTCAGGATCGGCCGGGGGACCCTTTAGGCAACTTAAGGACACTTATCTGAACATTGggttccgtctctctctctgattttcctGTTGGGTTTCTCCTAAGGTGCTTCAGTCCTTGCAGGAGTTGGGAAGCacaggggacaggagagaggcagagatgaagCGGTTAGAAGCCACGGCGAGAGGCAGGCGGACAAGGAGACTCCATGGTCGCCCCAGAAGGACAAGGCTCTGTATGCGCTGGGCTTAAGCCCTTTCTGCTCCCTACTGCTGTGGAGCAGGCCCAGCGGGCACAACAAGCGTCTCCTCATCCCTCCTGCCAGGGAGCTTCCTTGAACAGAGTGGGGCAGAAAGCTCTTCGAACCAAACCCGCCCACATTGGGTCCGCGGCAGGGACGGTGGCTCCGGAGGAGGCCCTCCGCACACTCACCGATCCCGCCCGAGGTGCCGATGCGGATGACGGTGACATCAGAGCAGCGGGCGTGGTACAGAAGTTTGATGAGCTCGTGCAGCATGATGGAGGTGGACGGGATGCCTATGCCGTGCTAGAACCCAGGAAAGACATGTTATGTCGGGGGAGGCGGCCGGTGCACTCTCGGTGCGCGTCACACCAGCGGGAAGACAACATGACCTTcgaaatataaattcaaaagccaccagggcgcccgggtggctcagtgcattgagcatccgactcttgacctcagctcgcgccatgatctcatggttagtgagttccagccctgagttggactgcgctgacagcccagagctgacTTCgcattcccttctttctctgcccctcccctgtgctctgtctctctcaaaataaataaataaaattaattaaaactattgACGCTTTGGGAAATGCAAACGTTTGCACCACGGGGTCACACAGCTGGGTCCGCACATCTGTGAAGCAGGTGGCCCCCAAGGAAATGGGAGGCTCGATGGGGAGGCAATAGCCTGCTACTGAATTAAGTGCCAGGTAATGAGCATCTCCACAGGGCGGAGATGCCGCACAGAGGCCCATGCCACGCACAACTGTCAcagttttgtgtctcctccttctctccctatactctctgcttctgtcacTGTAAGTAACAGGCTAGTCCCTCATCTCCCTCACTAGTCTCCCTCCCACAcagcccctctccagcccctgcaCATATCCCGGGGCTGCTCCCAAGGTGGGGGCATGCCCTGGCACATGTGTTGGTCATGTGTGACCCTGCACAGTTCATGCCTCCATGAATCATCTAGAACTGAGCACTCCACTGAGCTGAAGTGCCCTGGATGGTTAATACTGCTGTAGATGTCTCACCCCACCCATGGCCTGACAGCCTAAAGAGATGTCGTGGGAACCAGGCCTGCGTGTGTGGGGAGACCAGGCAGAGGGGCGGCGGGGGAAGCTTGTGGGGCCCCAGGCCCGAGCCCACTGCCAGGGCGGGTACTCACGCTGAGAgacagcacagggcccactttGAACATGACGTAGCGGTCAGTCCCCACGCAGATGTTGGGATATTCTGCGCCCGGGTGGTCAAGGCCCAGCTCCTTGGCCATGTCCTTGATGAAGGCTTCCATCCGGGTGGGGCTTCCCCCGATGCACACGAACTGCAGCCAGAGAACAAAGCCCTGTCAGCACGGGCCCAGAGCACCGCACACGTGGACGCAAACATCTGCATCACCTCAATGCTGCTGGGAAAGAAAGCCTCTGGCCCCATCCCCACGGCTCCTGTGTCTGGGGAGCCCAGTTACGTGTGCTTCTGTGAGTGGTGCAGAGGCTGGAGATTTGGGTGCTCACGCAGAAGCACCGGGTCATGGTTCTCCAGGACGCAGGGAAACCAGACCCTCGTTACCTCTGGGGAGGGAACTCCAGGGCCCATGCCTGCCCGGCCTCTGTCCATCATGTGCATGGCTCGGCCCGTTACTGAACAAAGACTCACCATGCGACCAGGGCCCCCCAGCCCATCTTAACAATGGGCTTCTGCCCAACACCTCCCAGCCAGCCGTCCAGGAGCCAAATGGCCAAAGCATAGAAGAGCCAGGGGCCCGTGGGAGTCGGAACTGGTAGAAATCAGGTGGGTGGGTGGCCCTCAGAGAGGTAAAACCTAAAATCGGCAAAGTGTTATATATAcagtcttatttttcattttgttttacacaagaagaaaaaggaaatgagccAGTTTTCAAGAGTTTGATGATGAAAGAATTATTAGTTTCTAAACATGACAAAAGAAATTCCCACAGCCTAGAAAACTTACAGGTTAAATTCAAGTGCATGGAAAGCAAACACATTAAGAATACGGTGCAGGGCAAACGAAACATTGACAAAAGGACAAAGCAACTTACTAAGTGGGAGAAGGCATTTGTAAATGACACATCTGATGGGAGTTGGTCTCCAAAACATATAatgaatttatacaactcaacagtaaaaatgACAGATACcccattttaggggcacctgggtcatgcagtcagttaagcttctggctcctGATCTCGGTCAAGATCCCATTGTTTGTAAGTTCaatccctgcgtcaggctctgtgctgacagtgtggagcctgcttgggattctctctctccctctttctctctgcccctcccctgcttctgtttcttttttctttctctctctctctctctctctcaaaataaactttaaatcaacaacaacaacaaaaataaaacaatctcatttcaaaaaatgaccttaatagatacttttccaaagaagacatccacatggccaacagacacatgcaaacaTGCTCCACATcactggtcatcagggaaatgcaaaccaaaaccacgaGGAGAtacccctcacacctgtcagagtggctaaaatcaacaacacgaGAAACAACAAGGAGGTGAGGATtcggagaaaggggagccctcatacagtgctagtgggaatgcaaatgggtgcagccactctggacagcagtatggaggttcctcaaaaagttaaaaataggaggCACCTGGGCAGTTAAGGTTCCGGctctcagtttcagctctggtctccatctcgcagttcatgaaatggagccccacggcgggctctgtgctgacagcatggagcctgcttgggattctctccctctttctctgcccctcccctgcatgctgtctctctcaaaataaataaatatatttcaataaaaaataaaaataaaagtagaagtaTCATATAATCCAATAATTCTACCAAgggctatttacccaaagaaaatgaaaacactaattcaagaaGTTATAAGCATCCTTATGTTTATGatagatttatttataatgtataatagCTACTacatagaagcaacccaagtgtccatggatagatgaatggataaagaagatattttatacatatatgtacatatatatatacaaatatacatcaATGGGATAGTACTCAGTATTAAAAGAGAATGAggtttgccatttgcaacaatatggatggggCTTAGAGAGTGAAAGAAGTGAAagactaagtgaaagaagtcagtcagagaaagataaacatataatttcactcacatgtggaatttaaggaacaaagcTAACcgattaagaaaaaagagaccaacaaaaaaacagactctgaacacagagaacaaactggtgtttgccagaggggagaaggtAGGGGGCTGGGGGAAAGAAATAAGGAGGATTAAGAGGCACGAAGTTTCGGTTACGAAAGAAGTGAGTCATGGGGctgaaaagtacagcacagagAATGTCCTCAACAGGTTGGGAAGAACATTGGTGACGGACGATGATCACATTATCATGATGAGGACTAAGCGAGGTATagagctgttgaatcactatattgtgcacctgaaactaatttaataccatatgtcaattacactttaattaagaaaatactattaGTAATAAGTAACCAGAGAAAAtctctctgattaaaaaaaaaaaccaatacacGGGGAGTTGTCCCACAGTTGGAAAAGAACATGGGGGCTGCTAAGAGACCCATGGAGAAGCAAGGAAGTTCTGAGTCATTTGCTGTTTTGATTTTGAATTTAAACATTAGTCCATCTTTACCCACAGGGATCAGACATTTTGAAAGTCCTATGCCAAGATAAACCAGCACTGAGGAACTTAGGACTTTTTGGGGAAAACGGATTCAAGTTGTCTTCAGCCAAATAAGcggttaagaaaaaaacaagcacGCCTTTTAAACTACAAAGAGACCTGTAATCACTCACttgttctccctccttcctctgtgactcgtgtttccttttctcccagtGGAGCATTAGGAAATTGATTTTGTATAATTTCCATTACACACTGAATTTATGAGAGATTATTTAGGGGCCAATATGGCAAAACTTAGGAGACTTCTTTCATTAACTCAttagtttacatattttaaaagcaactaTCGGCAAAAATCTGGTGAAAATAGAACTTGATGACCTTGTTTGTCCTCTGTGCCCATGTGAGGAGACTGATTCTAAGACAAACCCCCAGAACCAGAAGCCCTGCCTTTTACCTTCACATCTCCGAACATCGCAGGGAGATCATGCGTGCTGGTGCTGAGGTGGAAGTGGTAGAGGACATCCTCTTGCATTGCTGCCACGTTTGGGTTGGTGGGCTGTACAAAGTGGCCACTGTCACGAAATAGAAAGGCAAAGGGTTCAGAGAGCACCAGCAGCCAGTGGCCAAAATGAGAACAGAAGCGTCCTGTGTCGGGGAGGTGGGGCACCCTAGCACCACCAGTGTTCCCAACTCCCTGTGTCcgttctgccccctcctccttccccacatctcctccccacaccccagggCCCCAGTTCGGAGGGTACTCAGAAAGAACTCAGAAGAGCACAAGAAAGTACAAAGATCAAAATGCTGAATCACCCCATAGAACATATAGCCAGATGCTGCCCGACCCAAGTCTATCTGACACCTGAACttggctttattttcaaaatagtacATTCACATAGGAACTATGgatggaaatagaagaaaaaagaaaaaaaaatgcttcttgtTCTCCCTTCCAGAGATAACCTTTCCAATCCATACACCCtgggtttaatttttcttttttgttatttatttactttcagagagacagagagaatgccagaggggaaagggcagagagagagagagaaagagagagagaatctcaagcaggctgtgtacagtctgtgcacagagcctgacatgcggcgCAAACCCAcgaaactgggagatcacgacctgagctgaagccagacacttaacccgcctgagccacccaggcgccctataatttttcttgtcttactgcatTAGCCAGCGCTACTCCTGGGCAATGTCCAGTGGGAAGGATGACAGAAGACAtctttccattttggttttcttttcagtgtgGCCACTTGAAAGTGTGTGTGGCTCACACAcatattatttcttgtttctttttacattttattcatttgttgagaGCCAACTagaaagacagtgcgagtgggggaagggcagagagagagggagacagaaaaatctgaagcaggcttgaacatgaactatgagattgtgaccagagccgaagtcagctgtttcaccgactgagccacccaggcaccctgataagcaaacatttctaagaattttaacttgataagcaATCCATGTCTCGCGATACAAATTGTAcctgatgctgaatgtcacatgatcacaactgagccaatgcttctctctctctctctctctctctctctctctctctctcttgctgtgggattgtgggtgatcatctcccatgcttggatgctcagcctcaggctgcagtgtttggcagaaatcagtgatttttcagaacgttggaaggtgcccacaactggcactagtttatttttgtcacttccaAACACCTATGgacagttctttgcttttccatccaAGAATAAGCTCAGGAAGGCTTACTaactcccctctctgtctccctcatgcCAGCCACCAACGTTTTCAAAgataagtgcaggttaatttgtttttctttatattttgtattttctttactatgTCATATTATATTACAGTACCAGAATCATTTTTTATATGAACATATTTGGGCTGTCGAATGAACCATTGGAGTttccactatttcttttttttttaatgttatttatttattttattttttttttttttttagtttccactatttcttatggggaaattcactctGATGTACAAGCGCTTTGGATGACAGGCGCATTTCCGGGATGAATTCTGCTCGCAAACCGAGGTTTGACTGCACTGATTTTGGCTTAGGGTACGACAACATGGGGACGTCCCAGGAGAGCAAGCTATCCGTAGCTGGTGTAACTAAGTCATGAGTTCCCGTGTGTACCAGTCACTCTGCTGGGCTGGAGAGGCCGCTGTAAGGCACCTTCTGCCCCCCAGATGCCCAAAATCAAGCAGGGAAACCGGATGAGAGCAAATACAACCACAGTGCAGTAGTAACTGcagtaagacagagaaaggagcagCGTCCAGGCCACGACAGCACCTGCGGCTCGCAGGGCGGACCCAGCTGGGGTCTCACTGGGTTTTGTCAGCCCCCAGACTCGCTCATCCCTTTACAGAGGGCATGGCTGCTATGGAAATCCTGACACCTTCACACGGTCATGGCGTCCTAAGTTCCTCTAATGACAACCATTACTGATGACACGACAGTTGCCGCACACCTTCAGGACGGGAGGAGCCCACAGAGGACCCAGCAGAAGAGCTGACCGGCAAGCACCAGAACTGACGAAATAGGATGTGATTAAGACAACTTTGACTTAAGACATATTTCAAAAtgacacttttttcccctctctgattccaggaagagaaggaggaggaaataggGTATAACTACGAAAAAcaacaatgttttatattttttaaaattgttttatatttttatttattctcaagagtaagagagagagagagactgaatgtgagtgagagagagacgggggggaagaagatagaatctgaagcaggatccaggctccaagctgtcagcactgagcccaactaggggcttgaacccacaaaccgtgagatcatgacctgagctcaagttggatgcttaaccgactgagccccccaggcgtccctgcaatgcttttaagataaataaattgcACACGGACTGTAATGAACCAGACCATGTacaaacttactttttaaaagagtttaaaacAGCAAACCAAAGGCATTACTTGGAAAACTAGTTCTCTTCTCCACACACAATTTCCAGTCACTTCATCTGGCCATGTCACTTTCCTCATTTAACAACTGTTCATGGGGCACCTGCTCCGTAAAGGAGATGCAGAATGGATGCAAACTGGCGAGTCTACAAGCTGTGCAGGTGCCTCGGGACAGGTGCTCCGGGACTGGAAGAGACTAGGGAGGGAGTCGGGGAGGGGGTTGGAGAAGGGAGAACTCAGGGCAGCCGGCAGGATCCGACCccattgggccctgtgctaggCACAAATCCAAACATTAGTCCCTGGGAGGCACTCGGCACTGTGGTAGAAGTGATGTACTAATAGCtcatgcttggggcgcctggggggctcagtcgtttaggCATCccactgttgatttcggctcaggtcatgatctcacagttggtgggatccagtcccgcatcgggctctctgctgtctcacccactctctctcaaaagtaaacataaattttattttattttattttaatttttttaatgttttatttatttttgatacagaaagagatagaacatgagaggagaaggggcagagagagaaggagacacagaactggaagcaggctccaggctctgagctagctgtcagcacagagcctgatgcggggctcgaacccatgaacgtgagatctgacctgagctgaagtcggaggcttaaccgactgagccacccaggtgccccagattttaattttctttcatgttatatttatttttgagacagagagagacagagcatgagaggggaggggcagagagagagggaaacacagaatccaaagcatacattttaaaaaattgaatagctCATGCATAAAAATCTACTTCCCACTCACGACTGCTGCAGAGGCTGGGTTCTGTCAGtacccaccccacacccccccaCCTTACAGGCGCACTTGAAGATTAACGTTTTCTATAAGAGGCTGCATGAGGGGACCTGGAGCTCCTGACGCCACCGCTGCCTCCCAGTGCTGGGCAAGGACACCAGTGAGGGAGGGCAAGCTGGGGGCAGGCCAGGAGCCACTCCAGCTGGGTCCTGTCCATGGCCCTTGAGCCCAGCTCCAGGGCTCCCCCAGGTAACCCCAGCAGAGGTGGAAGCAAGCAAGGAGCGAGGGAACCAAAATACTGTTATTCAAGCCCACATAGGAATCAGGATTAAGGCAAGAAATTCTCCCTTTGCCACCAATGCACAAATAGACGTAGAAGAGGACCATCAGGATCACCCATAGGgaaatcataaagtatttaaGATGCTGAACCCCGACAGGACCGGGGGACAAGCCAGGGCCGTGTTTCCggaggggcagcagaggggcCCCACGGGAGCCCTTCTGAGCACAGAGCTGCCCACACGGCCACACCAGACACTGCGCCATGGCTCTTCCCATCTCGGTCCCAGTATCTGTCACCAGAATCAAACGTGTTACTGTACGGTGGGCTCTTGGAAAAACGTGTGTCACAAAGTAATCACCATAAACCCAAACATGGAACCCGGCCTGCAGTCAGCTGGAGCCTTACTTGTGACTGTCATCTTTCTTTGTTTGGAGTCCCGAGGAAGCCATTCTCAAGCTGGAGCAGGACCCTGCGAGAAAACAACACaggatgttatttaaaaaaaatttttttaatatttatttttgagagagagatagagacaaagagcacgagcaggggagaagcagagagagagggagacacagaatcccaagcaggctccaggctctgagctgtcagcacagagcccgacgtggggctcaaacccctgaaccgcgagatcatgacctgagctgaagttggatgctcaagcaactgagccacccaggcgcccccagaatgttatttaaaaagactCAGGCATATGAAGCTTATTTGGCAAAAATCTACTTATTTGGCAGCGCCAGACTGGAAGCTGTCAGGAACTTGTCCTCAGGACCCAGGAGAGAATCACAGGGAGCAGGTGCAGAAGCAGAGCCAGGCTGTAGGTGGCGGATCAAGTGTAAAGCCTCGCCGGCCCTTTGCTAGCCTTTGCTAGCGCTTGTCCTCAGTGATTTGACCTGATGCTTTCAAGCTGTTGACAGGTTTGCACTTGGGCCTGCtgacctccacctccacctcgcTGTCAGATCTGACACCTCAGTCCAACAGCCTCCTTGTGTAATTGAC
The genomic region above belongs to Suricata suricatta isolate VVHF042 chromosome 2, meerkat_22Aug2017_6uvM2_HiC, whole genome shotgun sequence and contains:
- the UPP1 gene encoding uridine phosphorylase 1 isoform X2; translation: MKQGAQKPGHSCLQPQSGRESRSCSSLRMASSGLQTKKDDSHNGHFVQPTNPNVAAMQEDVLYHFHLSTSTHDLPAMFGDVKFVCIGGSPTRMEAFIKDMAKELGLDHPGAEYPNICVGTDRYVMFKVGPVLSLSHGIGIPSTSIMLHELIKLLYHARCSDVTVIRIGTSGGIGLEPGSVVITRQAMDPSFKPVFEQMVLGKRVVHRVHLDEQLAQELMQCGAELGEFPTVLGDTMCTSDFYEGQGRLDGALCSYSEKDKQEYLWAAHAAGIRNIEMECSVLAFMCGACGLQVAVVCVTLLNRLEGDQVNSPHEVLAEYQQRPQRLVSYFIKKRLAAAGHP
- the UPP1 gene encoding uridine phosphorylase 1 isoform X3, with amino-acid sequence MASSGLQTKKDDSHNGHFVQPTNPNVAAMQEDVLYHFHLSTSTHDLPAMFGDVKFVCIGGSPTRMEAFIKDMAKELGLDHPGAEYPNICVGTDRYVMFKVGPVLSLSHGIGIPSTSIMLHELIKLLYHARCSDVTVIRIGTSGGIGLEPGSVVITRQAMDPSFKPVFEQMVLGKRVVHRVHLDEQLAQELMQCGAELGEFPTVLGDTMCTSDFYEGQGRLDGALCSYSEKDKQEYLWAAHAAGIRNIEMECSVLAFMCGACGLQVAVVCVTLLNRLEGDQVNSPHEVLAEYQQRPQRLVSYFIKKRLAAAGHP
- the UPP1 gene encoding uridine phosphorylase 1 isoform X1; this translates as MLSSHLPWAGRDVRGTGVFFFPNARLTRCPPRLPRGAGAVSLYLAPSLPQAPPSGGLYNARLIPACACKPAHTSLPASVLGSCSSLRMASSGLQTKKDDSHNGHFVQPTNPNVAAMQEDVLYHFHLSTSTHDLPAMFGDVKFVCIGGSPTRMEAFIKDMAKELGLDHPGAEYPNICVGTDRYVMFKVGPVLSLSHGIGIPSTSIMLHELIKLLYHARCSDVTVIRIGTSGGIGLEPGSVVITRQAMDPSFKPVFEQMVLGKRVVHRVHLDEQLAQELMQCGAELGEFPTVLGDTMCTSDFYEGQGRLDGALCSYSEKDKQEYLWAAHAAGIRNIEMECSVLAFMCGACGLQVAVVCVTLLNRLEGDQVNSPHEVLAEYQQRPQRLVSYFIKKRLAAAGHP